Proteins encoded in a region of the Panthera tigris isolate Pti1 chromosome B2, P.tigris_Pti1_mat1.1, whole genome shotgun sequence genome:
- the LYRM2 gene encoding LYR motif-containing protein 2, translating to MATSRLPPATLTLKQFMRRQQVLLLYRRILQVIRQVPNDSDRKYLKDWAREEFKRNKGATEEDTIRMMITQGNMQLKELEKTLALAKS from the exons ATGGCTACTTCCAGGTTACCCCCGGCGACTCTAACACTAAAGCAG TTCATGAGAAGGCAACAAGTTCTACTTCTCTACAGAAGGATTTTGCAAGTAATTCGGCAAGTTCCAAATGATTCTGATCGCAAATACCTGAAGGACTGGGCAAGGGaagaattcaaaagaaacaaaggtgCCACCGAAGAG GATACAATCCGGATGATGATTACTCAAGGCAATATGCAGCTCAAAGAGTTAGAAAAAACACTTGCTTTGGCAAAATCTTAA